One stretch of Saccharopolyspora erythraea DNA includes these proteins:
- a CDS encoding catalase has product MASQHHDKNEQLDQVRQDPQDTHLTTQQGVRVDHTDDSLQAGERGPTLMEDFHAREKITHFDHERIPERVVHARGAGAYGHFQPYDRKMADYTVAKFLSDPSERTPVFVRFSTVAGSRGSADTVRDVRGFATKFYTSEGNYDLVGNNMPVFFIQDGIKFPDFVHAVKPEPDNEIPQAQSAHDTFWDFVSLQPETLHMVMWLMSDRALPRSYRMMQGFGVHTFRLVNAEGKGTFVKFHWKPMLGTHSLAWDECQKAAGKDPDFNRRDLWESIETGQFPEWELGVQLVEEDREFDFDFDLLDPTKIIPEEQVPVQPVGRLVLDRNPDNFFAETEQVAFHTANVVPGIDFTNDPLLQARNFSYLDTQLIRLGGPNFAQLPVNRPLAEVANNQRDGFGQQKIHRGRTSYSPNSLAGGCPVVGGSGAFSHYQEKVEGHKIRRRSESFQDHYSQATLFWNSMAPWEKDHIVAAFRFELGKVDHHHVREAAVEQINHIDHGLARAVAEGIGVTPPAEAVQPNHGKSSPALSQANTVMDSIATRRIAVLVADGVDATEVDQIRRGLSERGAMPEVLGPRDGSVRGADSSEVTVDRAIPTMSSVLYDGVIVPGGEESVRTLASDGMAVHFVSEAYKHAKPVAASDDGLAMLRRAEVSEARESSGDGVVNDAGVVTAAATGGALPPNFIAEFASALAKHRIWERDTSAVPA; this is encoded by the coding sequence ATGGCTTCGCAGCACCACGACAAGAACGAACAGCTCGACCAGGTACGCCAGGACCCGCAGGACACCCACCTGACCACACAGCAGGGCGTCCGCGTCGACCACACCGACGACTCCCTGCAGGCGGGTGAGCGCGGCCCCACCCTGATGGAGGACTTCCACGCCAGGGAGAAGATCACCCACTTCGACCACGAGCGGATCCCGGAGCGCGTGGTGCACGCCCGCGGCGCGGGCGCCTACGGGCACTTCCAGCCCTACGACCGCAAGATGGCCGACTACACGGTGGCGAAGTTCCTGTCCGACCCCAGTGAGCGCACGCCGGTTTTCGTCCGCTTCTCCACCGTCGCGGGCTCGCGCGGTTCGGCCGACACGGTGCGCGACGTACGCGGTTTCGCGACGAAGTTCTACACCAGCGAGGGCAACTACGACCTGGTCGGCAACAACATGCCGGTGTTCTTCATCCAGGACGGCATCAAGTTCCCCGACTTCGTGCACGCGGTCAAGCCCGAGCCCGACAACGAGATCCCGCAGGCCCAGTCGGCGCACGACACCTTCTGGGACTTCGTGTCGCTGCAACCCGAGACGCTGCACATGGTGATGTGGCTGATGTCGGACCGGGCGCTGCCGCGCAGCTACCGGATGATGCAGGGCTTCGGGGTGCACACCTTCCGGCTGGTCAACGCCGAGGGCAAGGGCACCTTCGTGAAGTTCCACTGGAAGCCGATGCTGGGCACGCACTCGCTGGCCTGGGACGAGTGCCAGAAGGCGGCGGGCAAGGACCCCGACTTCAACCGGCGCGACCTGTGGGAGTCGATCGAGACCGGCCAGTTCCCCGAGTGGGAGCTGGGCGTGCAGCTCGTCGAGGAGGACCGCGAGTTCGACTTCGACTTCGACCTGCTGGACCCGACGAAGATCATCCCGGAGGAGCAGGTGCCGGTGCAGCCGGTGGGCAGGCTGGTGCTCGACCGCAACCCGGACAACTTCTTCGCCGAGACCGAGCAGGTCGCCTTCCACACCGCCAACGTCGTGCCGGGCATCGACTTCACCAACGACCCCCTGCTGCAGGCGCGCAACTTCTCCTACCTGGACACCCAGCTCATCCGGCTGGGCGGCCCGAACTTCGCGCAGCTGCCGGTGAACCGGCCGCTGGCCGAGGTCGCCAACAACCAGCGCGACGGCTTCGGGCAGCAGAAGATCCACAGGGGACGGACCAGCTACTCGCCGAACAGTCTGGCGGGCGGCTGCCCGGTGGTCGGCGGCAGCGGTGCCTTCAGCCACTACCAGGAGAAGGTCGAAGGCCACAAGATCCGCAGGCGCAGCGAGAGCTTCCAGGACCACTACAGCCAGGCGACGCTGTTCTGGAACAGCATGGCGCCCTGGGAGAAGGACCACATCGTCGCCGCGTTCCGCTTCGAGCTCGGCAAGGTCGACCACCACCACGTGCGCGAGGCGGCGGTCGAGCAGATCAACCACATCGACCACGGCCTGGCGCGCGCCGTCGCCGAGGGGATCGGTGTGACACCGCCCGCCGAGGCGGTCCAGCCGAACCACGGCAAGAGCTCGCCCGCGCTGAGCCAGGCCAACACGGTGATGGACTCGATCGCCACCCGCAGGATCGCGGTGCTGGTGGCCGACGGCGTGGACGCCACCGAGGTCGACCAGATCCGCCGCGGGCTCTCCGAGCGCGGCGCGATGCCGGAGGTCCTCGGCCCGCGCGACGGGTCGGTGCGCGGCGCCGACTCCTCCGAGGTCACAGTGGACCGTGCGATCCCGACCATGTCCTCGGTCCTCTACGACGGCGTGATCGTGCCGGGCGGCGAGGAGAGCGTGCGGACGCTCGCCTCCGACGGCATGGCCGTGCACTTCGTCTCCGAGGCCTACAAGCACGCCAAACCGGTCGCGGCCAGCGATGACGGGCTGGCGATGCTGCGGCGCGCCGAGGTCTCCGAAGCGCGCGAGTCCTCGGGTGACGGCGTCGTCAACGACGCGGGCGTGGTGACCGCGGCGGCGACCGGCGGGGCGCTCCCGCCGAACTTCATCGCCGAGTTCGCGTCCGCGCTGGCCAAGCACCGGATATGGGAACGCGACACCAGCGCCGTCCCCGCCTGA
- a CDS encoding VTT domain-containing protein, whose protein sequence is MIGWLLATAGTAALGSVLPVVNIELYLLGVLSTVEGPVWWALGLAAAVGQVAGKTLFYLAGKGSVTLGERLGRMTRAKAGSRWVGWMERFRQKNEQRPWWGRGVLFLSAIPGIPPFTLMCFASGAAGIRFGWFLLAGLAGRAVHFLIVAGAPEFIGRLPAFG, encoded by the coding sequence ATGATCGGATGGCTGCTGGCCACCGCGGGCACCGCCGCGCTGGGCAGCGTGTTGCCCGTGGTCAACATCGAGCTCTACCTGCTGGGCGTGCTCTCGACCGTCGAAGGACCGGTGTGGTGGGCTCTCGGACTCGCGGCCGCGGTCGGCCAGGTGGCGGGCAAGACGCTCTTCTACCTGGCGGGCAAGGGCAGCGTCACGCTCGGTGAACGGCTCGGCCGGATGACCCGGGCCAAGGCGGGCAGCCGGTGGGTCGGGTGGATGGAGCGCTTCCGGCAGAAGAACGAGCAACGCCCGTGGTGGGGCCGCGGCGTGCTGTTCCTCAGCGCGATCCCGGGAATCCCGCCGTTCACCCTGATGTGCTTCGCCTCCGGCGCGGCGGGCATCCGGTTCGGCTGGTTCCTGCTGGCCGGGTTGGCCGGACGGGCGGTGCACTTCCTGATCGTGGCCGGAGCGCCGGAGTTCATCGGGCGCCTGCCCGCATTCGGCTGA
- a CDS encoding FadR/GntR family transcriptional regulator, translating to MSEALRPLARPRLYEQVVQRLREHVADSGLGAGDRLPPERQLAERLGVSRASVKQAIVVLEVQGLVEVRHGGGTYLRRGRLDAEPVEELVARKRRLPDVLEAREALETKLAELAAERRTEDDLAEIDSALADMRAQIESGERGEAGDERFHAAVTAAAHSSMLAEFMRTIAAEIAESREESLRQPNRPSKSLAQHERIAEAIRDQQPRAAVTAMRRHLRTVSRVRLLSWDPDAED from the coding sequence TTGTCCGAGGCCCTGCGCCCGCTGGCCCGCCCGCGGCTGTACGAGCAGGTCGTGCAGCGGCTGCGGGAGCACGTGGCCGACTCCGGGCTCGGCGCGGGCGACCGGCTGCCTCCCGAGCGCCAGCTCGCCGAGCGGCTCGGCGTGAGCCGCGCCTCGGTCAAGCAGGCCATCGTGGTGCTCGAGGTGCAGGGCCTGGTCGAGGTGCGCCACGGCGGCGGCACCTACCTGCGCCGCGGTCGTCTCGACGCCGAGCCGGTCGAGGAGCTGGTGGCCCGCAAGCGGCGCCTGCCCGACGTCCTGGAGGCGCGCGAGGCGCTGGAGACCAAGCTGGCGGAGCTGGCCGCCGAGCGGCGCACCGAGGACGACCTCGCCGAGATCGACTCCGCGCTGGCCGACATGCGCGCCCAGATCGAGTCCGGCGAGCGGGGTGAGGCCGGTGACGAGCGCTTCCACGCCGCGGTGACCGCCGCCGCGCACAGCTCGATGCTGGCGGAGTTCATGCGGACCATCGCGGCCGAGATCGCCGAGAGCCGCGAGGAGTCGCTGCGCCAGCCGAACCGGCCTTCCAAGTCGCTGGCGCAGCACGAGCGGATCGCGGAGGCGATCCGGGACCAGCAGCCGCGCGCGGCGGTCACCGCGATGCGACGGCACCTGCGCACGGTGAGCCGGGTCCGGCTGCTGAGCTGGGACCCCGACGCCGAGGACTGA
- a CDS encoding SLC13 family permease, protein MPPEVVSILALVACFVVATTMSVNMGVLAFATAFLVGTLAGGLSEDEIFAGFPGDIFVVLVGVTYLFAIARANGTTDWLVRWSVRLVGGRLAVLPWVMFGIAALLTAIGAVSPAAVAIVAPIALNLAARHGINPLLMGALVVHGAQAGGFSPISVYGVIVNGVVASNRLPGSPLVLFAGSFAVNLLIAGIVFVALGGLRLVRATSPALAGAPASSGDAGEVETGEDESPAEEPRLNRDRVCTLLGLLVLVVTTLGFGLDVGLVAMTVAVVLTLLSPKAAAGAPAEVTWPTVLLICGVLTYVSVLQEMGTIDYVGNAVAAVGIPLLAALLLCYIGGVVSAFASSVGLMGALIPLAVPFLTTGSIGAVGMVTALAVSSTVVDVSPFSTNGAIVLANAKGVDRDAFFRRLLVYGAIVTAVAPALVWLVFVVPGLG, encoded by the coding sequence GTGCCGCCCGAAGTCGTATCGATCCTGGCGCTCGTCGCCTGCTTCGTCGTCGCCACGACGATGTCGGTGAACATGGGCGTGCTCGCCTTCGCCACGGCGTTCCTGGTGGGAACGCTGGCCGGAGGGCTGTCCGAGGACGAGATCTTCGCCGGGTTCCCCGGCGACATCTTCGTCGTGCTGGTGGGGGTCACCTACCTGTTCGCCATCGCCAGGGCCAACGGCACGACCGACTGGCTGGTCCGGTGGTCGGTCCGGCTCGTCGGCGGCCGGCTCGCGGTGCTGCCGTGGGTGATGTTCGGCATCGCCGCGCTGCTGACCGCCATCGGCGCGGTGAGCCCCGCCGCGGTCGCCATCGTGGCGCCGATCGCGCTGAACCTCGCCGCCAGGCACGGGATCAACCCGCTGCTGATGGGCGCACTCGTCGTGCACGGCGCGCAGGCGGGCGGGTTCTCGCCCATCAGCGTGTACGGCGTGATCGTCAACGGCGTGGTCGCGAGCAACAGGCTGCCGGGAAGCCCGCTGGTTCTCTTCGCGGGCAGCTTCGCGGTGAACCTGCTGATCGCCGGCATCGTGTTCGTGGCGCTCGGCGGTCTCCGGTTGGTCCGCGCCACGTCGCCGGCGCTGGCGGGCGCGCCCGCGTCGAGCGGCGACGCGGGCGAGGTGGAAACCGGCGAGGACGAGAGTCCCGCCGAGGAGCCGCGGCTGAACCGCGACCGGGTGTGCACGCTGCTCGGGCTGCTGGTGCTCGTGGTGACCACGCTCGGCTTCGGCCTCGACGTCGGGCTGGTGGCCATGACGGTCGCCGTGGTGCTCACCCTGCTCTCGCCGAAGGCCGCGGCAGGGGCGCCCGCCGAGGTCACCTGGCCCACGGTGCTGCTCATCTGCGGCGTGCTGACCTACGTCAGCGTGCTGCAGGAGATGGGCACCATCGACTACGTCGGCAATGCGGTGGCCGCGGTCGGAATTCCTCTGCTCGCCGCGCTGCTGCTGTGCTACATCGGCGGGGTGGTCTCCGCGTTCGCCTCGTCGGTCGGACTGATGGGCGCGCTGATCCCGCTGGCGGTGCCGTTCCTCACGACCGGCAGCATCGGAGCGGTCGGCATGGTGACCGCGCTGGCCGTGTCGTCGACAGTGGTGGACGTCAGCCCGTTCTCGACCAACGGCGCGATCGTGCTGGCCAACGCCAAGGGCGTGGACCGCGACGCGTTCTTCCGCAGGCTGCTGGTCTACGGCGCGATCGTCACGGCGGTGGCGCCCGCGCTGGTGTGGCTGGTCTTCGTCGTTCCGGGGCTCGGTTAG
- a CDS encoding acyl-CoA synthetase — protein MGAAEQVLFPKLREPDEREALRFGERSLDYRELAGVAAALAARVGEARRVAVWATSEPETCAAVVGGLAAGAAVVPINPKVGERELAHILGDSRPELLLAAPGFEAPEGLGDIPVHEVDLDVRGGELPPEPDEEEAALIVYTSGTTGPPKGVVLPRRAIRANLDALAEAWEWTARDVLVHALPLFHVHGLILGTLGPLRLGGTVHHLGRFSSQAVAEELSGQATMMFGVPTMYHRLAGDAEEDPRIAEAVGGARLLVSGSAALPAVEHERIERLTGQRVVERYGMSETIMNCGVRADGDRRPGYVGRPFAGVELRLVDEQGAEITDSDDETVGEILVRGPNLFTGYLNRPDATEAAFTDGWFRTGDVATRAADGYIRIVGRRATDIIKSGGYKIGAGEIENALLEHPAVAEVAVTGEPDPDLGERIVAWVVPAAEVAEQDLADHVAKLLTPHKRPRVVRFVEALPRNELGKVMKKALAG, from the coding sequence ATGGGTGCCGCAGAGCAGGTGCTGTTCCCGAAGCTGCGGGAGCCCGACGAGCGGGAGGCGCTGCGCTTCGGCGAGCGCTCCCTGGACTACCGCGAACTGGCCGGGGTGGCCGCGGCGCTGGCCGCGCGCGTCGGTGAGGCCCGGCGGGTCGCGGTGTGGGCGACCTCGGAGCCGGAGACCTGCGCGGCGGTCGTCGGCGGGCTGGCCGCAGGAGCGGCCGTCGTGCCGATCAACCCCAAGGTCGGCGAGCGCGAGCTGGCGCACATCCTCGGCGACAGCCGGCCGGAGCTGCTGCTGGCCGCGCCGGGCTTCGAGGCGCCGGAGGGGCTCGGGGACATCCCGGTCCACGAGGTCGACCTCGACGTCCGCGGCGGGGAGCTGCCCCCGGAACCGGACGAGGAGGAGGCGGCGCTGATCGTCTACACCTCCGGCACGACCGGGCCGCCCAAGGGCGTGGTCCTGCCGCGCCGGGCGATCCGGGCCAACCTCGACGCGCTGGCCGAGGCGTGGGAGTGGACCGCGCGGGACGTGCTGGTGCACGCGCTGCCGCTGTTCCACGTGCACGGCCTGATCCTGGGCACGCTCGGGCCGCTGCGGCTGGGCGGGACCGTGCACCACCTCGGCCGGTTCTCCTCGCAGGCCGTGGCCGAGGAGCTCTCCGGGCAGGCCACGATGATGTTCGGCGTTCCGACCATGTACCACCGGCTGGCCGGCGACGCGGAGGAGGACCCGCGGATCGCCGAGGCGGTCGGCGGGGCGCGGCTGCTGGTGTCGGGTTCGGCGGCGCTGCCCGCCGTCGAGCACGAGCGCATCGAGCGGCTCACCGGGCAGCGGGTCGTCGAGCGTTACGGGATGAGCGAGACGATCATGAACTGCGGGGTCCGCGCCGACGGTGACCGCAGGCCCGGATACGTCGGCAGGCCGTTCGCCGGAGTGGAGCTGCGGCTGGTCGACGAGCAGGGCGCCGAGATCACCGACAGCGACGACGAGACCGTCGGCGAGATCCTCGTGCGCGGCCCGAACCTGTTCACCGGCTACCTCAACCGCCCCGACGCCACCGAGGCCGCGTTCACCGACGGCTGGTTCCGCACCGGCGACGTCGCGACCCGGGCGGCGGACGGCTACATCCGCATCGTCGGCCGCCGCGCCACCGACATCATCAAGAGCGGCGGCTACAAGATCGGTGCGGGCGAGATCGAGAACGCGTTGCTGGAGCATCCGGCGGTCGCCGAGGTCGCGGTCACCGGCGAGCCCGACCCCGACCTGGGGGAGCGGATCGTGGCGTGGGTGGTGCCCGCCGCCGAGGTCGCCGAGCAGGACCTCGCCGACCACGTCGCCAAGCTGCTGACCCCGCACAAGCGCCCGCGCGTGGTGCGGTTCGTGGAGGCGTTGCCGCGCAACGAGCTGGGCAAGGTCATGAAGAAGGCGCTGGCGGGGTGA
- a CDS encoding carboxyl transferase domain-containing protein → MAETGARVLVEAIARRFERFEPPAAASREPDGPLGWPGYGAQRERAARATGSDESVLCGRGAVGEFEAVLVAFDFGFLGGSVGQDAGARIVAAFEHAREHRLPVISLVASGGSRMQEGILALSQLQRIAEACLRARQEGIAHIAVLRDPTTGGMWASLAAGADVVLTQPGAAVAFGGARVRDPRATGEPFTAEGKLADGQVDRIVDDAELPGVLAELVRLLHPARLAGRPEPAPPPETPAVADLPASGWEAVRRARAPERPRARWYLDHYFSTRFEISGDRAGGTDPGMLCGLGEHAGRTVAFAAQTGTANTPAGFRTAARLVRLADQLGIPVLTLVDTPGAANGAEAERDGAGPAIAELFTAVAAARVPVTTLVIGEGGSGGALALTSPDRTWITADAYFAVIAPESGAAILKRDPSEAPEVAGLMRLRPEDLVALGFARGIVR, encoded by the coding sequence ATGGCTGAGACCGGTGCCCGCGTCCTGGTGGAGGCCATCGCGCGGCGGTTCGAGCGGTTCGAGCCGCCCGCGGCGGCGAGCCGGGAGCCCGACGGCCCGCTGGGCTGGCCCGGCTACGGCGCCCAGCGCGAACGCGCGGCCCGCGCGACCGGCTCCGACGAGTCGGTGCTGTGCGGGCGGGGCGCGGTCGGCGAGTTCGAAGCCGTCCTCGTCGCGTTCGACTTCGGCTTCCTCGGCGGCTCGGTCGGCCAGGACGCGGGCGCCCGGATCGTGGCGGCCTTCGAACACGCCAGGGAGCACCGGCTGCCGGTGATCTCGCTGGTCGCCTCGGGCGGCAGCCGGATGCAGGAGGGCATCCTGGCGCTGAGCCAGCTCCAGCGCATCGCCGAGGCGTGCCTACGGGCCCGCCAGGAGGGGATCGCGCACATCGCGGTCCTGCGCGACCCGACGACCGGCGGCATGTGGGCGTCGCTGGCGGCGGGCGCCGACGTCGTGCTGACCCAGCCGGGCGCGGCGGTGGCCTTCGGCGGTGCGCGGGTGCGCGATCCGCGTGCGACGGGCGAGCCGTTCACCGCCGAGGGCAAGCTCGCCGACGGGCAGGTGGACCGGATCGTCGACGACGCCGAGCTGCCCGGGGTGCTGGCAGAGCTGGTCCGGCTGCTGCACCCGGCGCGGCTCGCCGGTCGGCCGGAGCCGGCGCCGCCGCCCGAGACGCCGGCCGTTGCGGACCTGCCGGCCTCCGGGTGGGAGGCGGTCCGTCGCGCCCGCGCCCCCGAGCGGCCGCGCGCCCGCTGGTACCTCGACCACTACTTCTCCACCCGGTTCGAGATCAGCGGCGACCGCGCGGGCGGGACCGACCCGGGGATGCTCTGCGGGCTCGGGGAGCACGCGGGCCGGACGGTGGCCTTCGCGGCGCAGACCGGCACGGCCAACACCCCGGCCGGCTTCCGGACCGCCGCGCGGCTGGTGCGGCTAGCCGACCAGCTGGGCATCCCGGTGCTGACCCTGGTCGACACCCCGGGCGCGGCCAACGGCGCCGAGGCCGAGCGCGACGGGGCCGGGCCTGCCATCGCCGAGCTGTTCACGGCGGTGGCCGCGGCCCGGGTGCCGGTCACCACGCTGGTCATCGGCGAGGGCGGCTCCGGCGGGGCGCTGGCGCTGACCTCGCCGGACCGGACCTGGATCACCGCCGACGCCTACTTCGCGGTGATCGCGCCCGAGTCCGGGGCGGCGATCCTCAAGCGCGACCCGTCCGAGGCGCCCGAGGTCGCCGGCCTGATGCGGCTGCGTCCGGAGGACCTGGTGGCACTTGGTTTCGCCCGGGGCATCGTACGGTGA
- a CDS encoding 2,3-dihydro-2,3-dihydroxybenzoate dehydrogenase, whose amino-acid sequence MDRTGIAGKVALVSGAGRGIGAAVATALSGLGAVIAAVDVDAGEVTAVAARLAEQGGKAEPYVADVADAASVAGVVDRVERDLGPIDILANVAGVLHPGTVHELADEDWHRTFAVNTDGVFHLCREVTRRMVPRERGCVVTVGSNAAGVPRHGMAAYAASKAAATLFTKSLGLELAEHGIRCNVVSPGSTDTDMLRALLAGEGDARQVIQGSPETFKVGIPLRKIATPEDVADAVVFLASDRAGHITMHDLYVDGGATLRA is encoded by the coding sequence ATGGACCGGACTGGGATCGCGGGCAAGGTCGCGTTGGTGAGCGGCGCGGGGCGGGGGATCGGCGCCGCGGTGGCCACCGCCCTGTCCGGCCTCGGGGCCGTCATCGCCGCCGTGGACGTCGACGCCGGCGAGGTGACCGCGGTCGCGGCGCGCCTGGCCGAGCAGGGCGGCAAGGCCGAGCCGTACGTGGCCGACGTCGCCGACGCCGCGTCCGTGGCCGGCGTCGTCGACCGGGTCGAGCGCGACCTCGGGCCCATCGACATCCTCGCCAACGTCGCGGGCGTGCTGCACCCGGGCACGGTCCACGAGCTCGCCGACGAGGACTGGCACCGCACCTTCGCGGTGAACACCGACGGCGTTTTCCACCTCTGCCGCGAGGTCACCCGGCGGATGGTCCCGCGCGAGCGCGGCTGCGTCGTGACGGTCGGATCCAACGCCGCGGGCGTACCTCGCCACGGCATGGCCGCCTACGCGGCCTCCAAGGCGGCGGCGACGCTGTTCACCAAGTCCCTGGGCCTGGAGCTGGCAGAGCACGGCATCCGCTGCAACGTGGTGTCCCCCGGCTCGACCGACACCGACATGCTGCGCGCGCTGCTGGCCGGCGAGGGCGACGCACGGCAGGTGATCCAGGGGTCGCCGGAGACGTTCAAGGTCGGCATCCCGCTGCGCAAGATCGCCACGCCCGAGGACGTCGCCGACGCCGTGGTCTTCCTGGCCTCCGACCGGGCCGGGCACATCACCATGCACGACCTGTACGTGGACGGTGGCGCGACGCTGCGCGCCTGA
- the dhbC gene encoding isochorismate synthase DhbC: MTIDSDIDTPGDLDEIGKLLAADDATRLLEAYEPGSSFFFSSARATMLARGVDATVPKIECGRSGLSGRVAQFLTGARDFGRRNPLVVGAVPFGENLPAHLVLPREVVRAAPLNVMVPGACAPRPLSCRMRQVPAPEEYERGVARVLRRMREGELSKVVLARSLELSADEPIDVRRLLRNLALKDPGGYTFAVDLPARGEDGTRDSFGPHPELRRTFAGASPELLVSRRGVSVRSNPMAGSRPRSADPLEDRRRAEELEGSEKDLREHAAVVEAVADALRPLCTTLRVPRRPSVVATAAMWHLATEITGELRDPDTSSLDLAVALHPTPAVCGTPTAQAGRAITENEPFDRGYYAGVVGWCDAAGDGEWVVAIRCAEVEDDSLRLYAGAGVVAGSEPADELAETSAKFRTALTAMGLDHAL, encoded by the coding sequence ATGACCATCGACAGTGATATCGACACTCCCGGGGATCTCGACGAGATCGGAAAGCTGCTCGCCGCCGACGACGCCACGCGGCTGCTGGAGGCCTACGAGCCCGGCTCGTCGTTCTTCTTCTCCTCGGCGCGGGCGACGATGCTGGCGCGCGGCGTCGACGCCACCGTGCCCAAGATCGAGTGCGGGCGCAGCGGGCTCTCCGGCCGGGTGGCGCAGTTCCTGACCGGTGCGCGCGACTTCGGACGCCGCAACCCGCTGGTCGTCGGCGCGGTGCCGTTCGGCGAGAACCTCCCGGCGCACCTGGTGCTGCCCAGGGAGGTGGTCCGCGCCGCGCCGCTGAACGTGATGGTGCCCGGCGCGTGCGCGCCGAGGCCGCTGTCCTGCCGGATGCGGCAGGTGCCCGCGCCGGAGGAGTACGAGCGCGGTGTCGCGCGGGTCCTGCGGCGGATGCGGGAAGGCGAGCTGAGCAAGGTCGTCCTGGCCCGCTCGCTGGAGCTCTCCGCAGACGAGCCGATCGACGTGCGGAGGCTGCTGCGCAACCTCGCGCTCAAGGATCCCGGCGGCTACACCTTCGCCGTGGACCTGCCCGCGAGGGGCGAGGACGGCACCCGCGACTCCTTCGGTCCGCATCCGGAGCTGCGCCGCACCTTCGCGGGCGCGAGCCCGGAACTGCTGGTCTCGCGCCGCGGGGTCAGCGTCCGGTCCAACCCGATGGCCGGGTCCAGACCGCGCAGCGCGGACCCGCTGGAGGACCGGCGCCGCGCCGAGGAGCTGGAGGGCTCGGAGAAGGACCTCCGCGAGCACGCGGCGGTCGTCGAGGCCGTCGCCGACGCGCTGCGGCCGCTGTGCACCACGCTGCGGGTTCCCCGCAGGCCCTCGGTGGTCGCGACCGCCGCGATGTGGCACCTGGCCACCGAGATCACCGGCGAGCTGCGCGACCCGGACACCTCGTCGCTGGACCTGGCCGTCGCGCTGCACCCGACTCCGGCGGTGTGCGGGACCCCGACGGCGCAGGCGGGCCGGGCCATCACCGAGAACGAGCCGTTCGACCGCGGCTACTACGCGGGCGTGGTGGGCTGGTGCGACGCGGCGGGCGACGGCGAATGGGTCGTCGCGATCCGCTGCGCCGAGGTCGAGGACGACTCGCTGCGCCTGTACGCCGGGGCGGGCGTCGTGGCAGGTTCCGAACCCGCCGACGAGTTGGCCGAGACCTCGGCGAAGTTCCGTACCGCGCTGACCGCCATGGGCCTGGACCACGCCCTGTGA